One part of the Corallococcus caeni genome encodes these proteins:
- the uvrA gene encoding excinuclease ABC subunit UvrA, with translation MAPPKAPRTGKTPDPSGFVRVRGAREHNLKHVDVDIPRDALVVFTGVSGSGKSSLAFGTLYAEAQRRYFESVAPYARRLIDQVGVPEVDAIDGLPPAVALQQHRGAPTSRSSVGSVTTLSNSVRMLYSRAGAYPPKLERLDSDAFSPNTPAGACPKCHGIGRVFEVTERSMVPDDRLSIRERAVAAWPPAWHGQNLRDILVTLGYDIDKPWRDLPKKDRQWILFTDEQPTVPVYAGFTSAEVKRAMARKETPSYMGTFTGAKRYVMTTFATTQSAMMKKRVARYMVASDCDLCEGKRLKRESLSVKFAGRDIGELSRMPLEQVAELIKPTAEGKGKDAEAMAREHPEKVIVAQRITKDLLARIQVLTDLGLGYLSLERSTPTLSPGELQRLRLATQVRSNLFGVVYVMDEPSAGLHPADTEALLTALDRLKEAGNSLFVVEHEVDVIRHADWIIDVGPAAGEHGGRVLYSGVPEGLAKVEASRTRRYLFEEEALRRRSPRKATGRLRLEGVKRNNLRGLDVDFPLGVFTTVTGVSGSGKSSLVSQALVELVAARLGQTLTPEEEEGEPLDREPVVASEGHIKEGMEAIRRLVTVDQKPIGRTPRSNLATYTGLFDHVRKLFAATPLAKSRKYGAGRFSFNTAGGRCDTCEGEGFVSVELLFLPSVYAPCPTCHGTRYNAKTLEVRYREKNIAEVLGLTVDGAFDFFTAEPPLQRALKVLRDVGLGYLRLGQPATELSGGEAQRIKLATELQRTQHGDTLYVLDEPTTGLHPADVDKLMAQLEGLVDAGNTVIVVEHDLRVIAASDHVIDVGPGAGNAGGRVVAQGTPEQVAKVKESRTAPYLARVLK, from the coding sequence ATGGCACCTCCCAAAGCACCGCGTACCGGCAAGACCCCCGACCCCTCCGGCTTCGTCCGCGTCCGGGGCGCCCGGGAACACAACCTGAAGCACGTGGACGTGGACATCCCGCGCGACGCGCTGGTGGTCTTCACCGGCGTGTCGGGCTCCGGCAAGTCGTCGCTGGCGTTCGGGACGCTCTACGCGGAGGCGCAGCGCCGCTACTTCGAATCCGTGGCCCCGTACGCCCGGCGCCTGATTGATCAGGTGGGCGTGCCGGAGGTGGACGCCATCGACGGGCTGCCCCCGGCGGTGGCGCTCCAGCAGCACCGGGGCGCGCCCACGTCGCGCTCGTCGGTGGGCAGCGTGACGACGCTGTCCAACTCCGTGCGCATGCTGTACTCGCGCGCGGGCGCGTACCCGCCGAAGCTGGAGCGGCTGGACTCGGACGCGTTCTCCCCGAACACGCCCGCGGGCGCGTGTCCGAAGTGCCACGGCATCGGCCGCGTGTTCGAGGTGACCGAGCGCTCGATGGTGCCCGATGACCGCCTGAGCATTCGCGAGCGCGCCGTCGCCGCGTGGCCGCCCGCGTGGCACGGCCAGAACCTGCGCGACATCCTGGTGACGCTCGGCTACGACATCGACAAGCCCTGGCGCGACCTGCCGAAGAAGGACCGCCAGTGGATCCTCTTCACCGACGAGCAGCCCACCGTCCCCGTCTACGCGGGCTTCACCTCCGCGGAGGTGAAGCGGGCCATGGCTCGCAAGGAGACGCCCAGCTACATGGGCACCTTCACGGGCGCGAAGCGCTACGTGATGACCACCTTCGCGACGACCCAGAGCGCGATGATGAAGAAGCGCGTCGCCCGGTACATGGTCGCCAGCGACTGCGACCTGTGTGAAGGCAAGCGCCTGAAGCGCGAGTCCCTGTCGGTGAAGTTCGCGGGCCGCGACATCGGCGAATTGTCCCGTATGCCGCTGGAGCAGGTCGCGGAGCTGATCAAGCCCACGGCGGAAGGGAAGGGGAAGGACGCGGAGGCGATGGCCCGCGAGCACCCCGAGAAGGTCATCGTTGCCCAGCGCATCACGAAGGACCTGCTCGCGCGCATCCAGGTGCTGACGGACCTGGGCCTGGGCTACCTGTCCCTGGAGCGCAGCACGCCCACGCTGTCACCCGGAGAATTGCAGCGGCTGCGGCTGGCCACGCAGGTGCGCTCCAACCTCTTCGGCGTGGTGTACGTGATGGATGAACCGTCCGCCGGCCTGCACCCCGCGGACACGGAGGCGCTGCTCACGGCGTTGGACAGGCTGAAGGAGGCGGGCAACTCGCTGTTCGTGGTGGAGCACGAGGTGGACGTCATCCGCCACGCGGACTGGATCATCGACGTGGGGCCCGCCGCCGGTGAGCACGGCGGCCGCGTGCTCTACAGCGGAGTGCCGGAGGGCCTGGCCAAGGTGGAGGCATCCCGGACGCGGCGCTACCTCTTCGAGGAGGAGGCCCTGCGCCGCCGCTCCCCCCGGAAGGCCACGGGGCGGCTGCGGCTGGAGGGCGTGAAGCGCAACAACCTGCGCGGGCTGGACGTGGACTTCCCGCTGGGCGTCTTCACCACGGTGACGGGCGTGTCCGGCTCCGGCAAGTCCAGCCTCGTGAGCCAGGCGCTGGTGGAGCTGGTGGCGGCGAGGCTGGGCCAGACGCTGACGCCGGAAGAGGAGGAGGGCGAGCCGCTGGACCGCGAGCCGGTGGTTGCGAGCGAGGGACATATAAAGGAAGGGATGGAGGCCATCCGCCGGCTGGTGACGGTGGACCAGAAGCCCATCGGCCGCACGCCGCGCTCCAACCTGGCGACGTACACGGGCCTCTTCGACCACGTGCGCAAGCTGTTCGCGGCGACCCCGCTGGCGAAGTCGCGCAAGTACGGCGCGGGGCGCTTCTCCTTCAACACGGCGGGAGGCCGCTGCGACACGTGCGAGGGCGAGGGCTTCGTGAGCGTGGAGTTGCTCTTCCTGCCCAGCGTGTACGCGCCGTGCCCCACGTGCCACGGCACCCGCTACAACGCGAAGACGCTGGAGGTGCGCTACCGGGAGAAGAACATCGCGGAGGTGCTGGGCCTGACGGTGGACGGCGCCTTCGACTTCTTCACCGCCGAGCCGCCCCTCCAGCGCGCCCTCAAGGTGCTGCGCGACGTGGGCCTGGGCTACCTGCGCCTGGGCCAGCCCGCGACGGAGCTGTCCGGCGGCGAGGCCCAGCGCATCAAGCTGGCCACGGAGCTCCAGCGCACCCAGCACGGCGACACGCTCTACGTGCTGGACGAGCCCACCACCGGCCTGCACCCGGCGGACGTGGACAAGCTGATGGCGCAGCTGGAGGGACTGGTGGACGCGGGCAACACGGTCATCGTCGTGGAGCACGACCTGCGCGTCATTGCCGCCAGCGACCATGTCATCGACGTAGGGCCCGGCGCGGGGAACGCCGGGGGCCGCGTGGTGGCGCAGGGCACGCCGGAGCAGGTGGCGAAGGTGAAGGAGAGCCGCACCGCGCCGTACCTGGCGCGGGTGCTCAAGTGA
- a CDS encoding RNA polymerase sigma factor, producing MHLHTWIGLPLGASPRREDRVRGEGRGVTEQEMADCIRRAARGEQAACGQLYQRFHGAVRRVAQGSGTLEAAEVEDVLQETFVRAFRELPRLQHPRAFSGWLLTIARHHAYALSRGAKARARVEEDLAREADTAVPALPPSLTLERRVAVVRALIEGLPEGPEKDTARLFYLEGELSAREIAERLGLGKSAVTMRLERFRARVKRELLARLLAAEVG from the coding sequence TTGCACCTTCACACCTGGATCGGCCTGCCCCTGGGGGCGTCACCGCGACGCGAGGACCGCGTGCGCGGGGAGGGCCGGGGCGTGACGGAGCAGGAGATGGCGGACTGCATCCGCCGGGCGGCCCGCGGTGAACAGGCCGCGTGTGGCCAGCTCTACCAGCGCTTCCACGGAGCGGTGCGCCGCGTGGCCCAGGGCTCCGGGACCCTGGAGGCCGCGGAGGTGGAGGACGTGTTGCAGGAGACGTTCGTGCGGGCCTTCCGCGAACTGCCCCGGCTCCAGCACCCGCGCGCGTTCAGCGGCTGGCTGCTGACCATCGCCCGGCACCACGCCTATGCGCTCAGCCGTGGGGCGAAGGCCCGGGCCCGCGTGGAGGAAGACCTGGCGCGCGAGGCGGACACCGCCGTGCCCGCGCTGCCGCCCTCGCTCACGCTGGAGCGCCGGGTCGCGGTGGTGCGCGCCCTCATTGAAGGGCTGCCCGAAGGCCCGGAGAAGGACACGGCCCGCCTCTTCTATCTGGAGGGCGAATTGAGCGCGCGGGAGATCGCGGAACGGCTGGGCCTGGGCAAGAGCGCGGTGACGATGCGCCTGGAGCGCTTCCGCGCCCGGGTGAAGCGCGAGCTGCTGGCGCGGCTGCTGGCCGCGGAGGTGGGGTGA
- a CDS encoding caspase family protein, protein MLLPEEPRVSRLLSIPLVLALVTLGACASVESREKGRAVRVRLDDGVLATAQEGERHALLIGISAYADPSWNGLRYAAKDADDLGRVLADPARGGFRSVTVLTRPEQTTRTSVLAALQALEARPWRPQDTVVVYVSGHGSLARDARGELQRYLVTSDTRYRDVAGTGLEMATLEQALERLGSRRRVLVLATCHSGTGKSLLPPEVRDELSHLKASFLPQPLEAASRASLVLSASDWGEAAREDDALANDIYTHFLIQALDGRGDRNRDGAVSATEAHDWARRNTWAYTEGRQRPSAQILEVGADPVLLSGTLERPGQPEVFSYSARLEGFTLKVDGQEAGELPGGVVVPEGRRRLELRKGGQVLWEDTVALRSGERRELEAFLRPMVDGPKRTVTLGAGMLGFLDGRSREQVLPAAALAGVGLGWEGVLLDGRLDLWVDVAAGQGSQSLRLDPGGVVPVRHRTLLLGVALGPTWTWGRLNFSTGPRVAGLWLQRSFQLELLDRDERYVTAWPGWMAAVSFRFTPVWVVEARTQLLWAYVPVDGQTRTVGFGGLMLAGGYRF, encoded by the coding sequence ATGCTGCTCCCTGAGGAGCCGCGCGTGTCCCGCCTGTTGTCCATCCCCCTGGTACTGGCGCTGGTGACGCTCGGCGCGTGCGCCTCCGTGGAGTCGCGGGAGAAGGGCCGCGCGGTGCGGGTGCGCCTGGACGACGGCGTGCTGGCCACGGCGCAGGAGGGCGAACGGCACGCGCTGCTCATCGGCATCTCCGCGTACGCGGATCCATCCTGGAACGGGCTGCGCTACGCGGCGAAGGACGCGGACGACCTGGGCCGGGTGCTGGCGGATCCGGCGCGAGGAGGCTTCCGCTCCGTGACGGTGCTCACGCGGCCCGAGCAGACGACGCGCACGTCCGTGCTCGCCGCGCTCCAGGCGCTGGAGGCCCGGCCGTGGCGGCCCCAGGACACGGTGGTCGTCTACGTGTCCGGGCACGGCTCGCTGGCGCGGGACGCGCGAGGTGAGTTGCAGCGGTACCTGGTGACGTCGGACACCCGCTACCGGGACGTGGCCGGCACGGGCCTGGAGATGGCCACGCTGGAGCAGGCCCTGGAGCGGCTGGGGTCGCGGCGGCGCGTGCTGGTGCTGGCCACCTGTCACAGCGGCACGGGCAAGTCGCTGCTGCCCCCGGAGGTGCGCGACGAACTCTCGCACCTCAAGGCCTCCTTCCTGCCGCAGCCCCTGGAGGCCGCGAGCCGCGCCTCGCTGGTGCTGTCCGCCAGCGACTGGGGCGAAGCGGCGCGCGAGGACGACGCGCTGGCCAACGACATCTACACGCACTTCCTCATCCAGGCGCTCGACGGCCGCGGCGACCGCAACCGCGATGGAGCAGTGAGCGCGACGGAGGCGCACGACTGGGCCCGCCGCAACACCTGGGCCTATACGGAAGGACGCCAGCGTCCGAGCGCGCAGATTCTCGAAGTGGGCGCGGATCCGGTGCTGCTGTCCGGCACGCTGGAGCGGCCCGGGCAGCCGGAGGTCTTCTCCTACAGCGCGAGGCTGGAGGGCTTCACGCTCAAGGTGGACGGCCAGGAAGCGGGAGAGCTGCCCGGTGGCGTGGTGGTGCCGGAGGGCCGCAGGCGCCTGGAGCTGCGCAAGGGCGGGCAGGTGCTGTGGGAGGACACCGTGGCGCTGCGCTCCGGCGAGCGGCGGGAGCTGGAAGCGTTCCTGCGTCCCATGGTGGACGGGCCCAAGCGCACGGTGACGTTGGGCGCGGGGATGCTCGGGTTCCTGGATGGGCGCAGCCGGGAGCAGGTGCTGCCCGCGGCGGCGCTGGCGGGCGTGGGGCTGGGCTGGGAGGGCGTGCTCCTGGACGGGAGGCTGGACCTCTGGGTGGACGTGGCGGCGGGGCAGGGGAGTCAGTCGCTGCGCTTGGATCCGGGCGGCGTCGTGCCGGTGCGGCACCGTACGTTGCTGCTGGGTGTGGCGCTGGGGCCGACGTGGACGTGGGGCCGGCTGAACTTTTCAACGGGACCGCGAGTGGCCGGGTTGTGGCTGCAACGCTCCTTCCAGTTGGAGCTGCTGGACCGGGACGAGCGTTACGTCACGGCCTGGCCGGGCTGGATGGCCGCGGTGTCGTTCCGCTTCACTCCGGTCTGGGTCGTGGAAGCGCGCACGCAGTTGCTGTGGGCCTATGTCCCGGTGGATGGACAGACGCGCACGGTGGGCTTTGGAGGCCTGATGCTGGCCGGAGGGTACCGCTTCTGA